One Helianthus annuus cultivar XRQ/B chromosome 7, HanXRQr2.0-SUNRISE, whole genome shotgun sequence genomic region harbors:
- the LOC110868322 gene encoding uncharacterized protein LOC110868322, with amino-acid sequence MTTRKLYHDQTPKFLYFCGGDGDNDKRINPLGADGFEMNEADLWSTEMDDHSNAPQNHVPRRSKFPLKAHQQRKVPMSNAARSLPVNVPDWSMILRDEYKHHGRTNNDHDDLEFDGDNEIMLPPHEYLARTRIASFSVHEGVGRTLKGRDLSRVRNAIWKQTGFEQD; translated from the coding sequence ATGACAACAAGAAAATTATATCATGATCAAACACCAAAGTTCCTTTATTTCTGCGGCGGTGACGGCGACAACGATAAGAGAATCAATCCACTCGGTGCTGACGGATTCGAGATGAACGAAGCCGACTTGTGGAGCACCGAAATGGATGATCATTCAAACGCGCCACAAAACCACGTACCAAGAAGATCAAAGTTTCCATTGAAAGCTCATCAACAACGAAAAGTGCCCATGTCGAATGCGGCTAGATCATTGCCGGTCAACGTACCCGATTGGTCAATGATTTTGAGAGATGAGTACAAGCATCATGGGAGGACAAACAATGATCATGATGACCTAGAGTTTGATGGTGATAATGAGATCATGTTGCCACCTCATGAGTATTTAGCAAGAACTAGAATTGCTTCATTTTCGGTTCATGAAGGTGTTGGAAGAACACTAAAAGGGAGAGATTTGAGTAGGGTTAGAAATGCTATTTGGAAGCAAACCGGTTTTGAACAAGATTAA
- the LOC110868321 gene encoding uncharacterized protein LOC110868321, with protein MDFDFFSWVDEGGRWWWSAAGEGGRWWSAAGLGGRWWRQVMASGGSATFEDAAAPPLLATSHEPVVLPSRRPWPHSVMLNVTFSFDVAEMDFKSQSSQRHSSVHDRCCSFEDSLPFDCCGDLL; from the exons ATGGATTTTGACTTTTTTTCATGGGTTGATgagggtgggaggtggtggtggtcggcggcaggtgagggtgggaggtggtggtcggcggcaggtctgggtgggaggtggtggcggcAGGTGATGGCAAGTGGTGGGTCTGCAACTTTTGAAGATG CTGCAGCGCCACCATTGCTCGCCACGAGCCACGAACCAGTGGTGTTACCTAGCCGCAGACCTTGGCCGCACTCAGTTATGTTAAACGTCACGTTTAGCTTCGACGTCGCTGAGATGGATTTCAAATCACAATCTAGCCAACGTCACTCATCCGTGCATGACCGTTGCTGTTCATTCGAAGATTCGTTACCATTCGACTGTTGCG gtgatctactgtaa